The genomic stretch TCCACCACCACGAGCGCATCGCCGTCGGTGAACTGTGACCCTGCCGCCGCTGCACCTGCTGATCGGCTCGTACACGCCGACCGGGGGCGGCAACGCGACCGGCATCTCGATCCTCGACGGTGACGTGGTGTCGACCGTCGCGGTGCTCGACGACCCGTCGTTCCTGGCGGTCGACGGGGACCGGGTCTACGCGGTCTCCGAGACGATCGACGGCGGGGTCCACGCGTTCCGCCGGTCCGGGTCCGCGCTCGAGCACCTGTGGGACGCCCCCGCCGGTGGGGACGCACCCTGCCACGTCCGGGTCGACCCCTCGGGGGCGCTCGTCGTCACGAACTACGTCTCCGGGACGGTGACCGCGGTGTCGCTGCAGGTGGCGGAAGCGTATGCGGCGTCGTCTGCGGGTGCGGTGCACGGCGGTGGCGCTGGCGCTGGGGCTGGCGTGGACGCCGGCGCGAGCGCTGCGGTGCACGGCGTCGCGGGGCAGGGCGCCGGTGTGTCCGCCGTGCTGCCCGACGCTGCCCTCGCGACCGAGGTCCTGCCCGACGCCACCGGCCCCGACGAGGACCGACAGGAAGGCCCGCACGCCCACCAGTCGATCGCCACACCGGACGGCACCGTGCTGGTCGCCGACCTCGGTGGGGACGCCCTGCACGAGTTCCGGATCAGCGCCGACGCCGGCTCGGTCTCGATCGAACCGCTGCGGGTGCACCACGTCACCCCGGGCGCCGGACCGCGGCACATGGCCTGGGTCGACCGGGACCTGATCGTCGCGGGCGAACTCGACGGGCGGGTGTACCGCCTCCGCCGCGACGAGTCCGGGTCGTTCCGGGATGTCTGCGCCACCTCCGTCCTGAACGGCCCCGATGTGCCCTCGCTCCTCAGCCACATCGAGGTCGACGAGCGCGGCCTGGTCACCGTCGCCGTCCGGGGCCGCGACCAGATCGTGGTGCTCGACACCGCGGACGACGGGCTCCACGTGGTCGGGGCTGCCTCGGCCGGCGGGGTGTGGC from Curtobacterium sp. MCLR17_032 encodes the following:
- a CDS encoding beta-propeller fold lactonase family protein, which gives rise to MTLPPLHLLIGSYTPTGGGNATGISILDGDVVSTVAVLDDPSFLAVDGDRVYAVSETIDGGVHAFRRSGSALEHLWDAPAGGDAPCHVRVDPSGALVVTNYVSGTVTAVSLQVAEAYAASSAGAVHGGGAGAGAGVDAGASAAVHGVAGQGAGVSAVLPDAALATEVLPDATGPDEDRQEGPHAHQSIATPDGTVLVADLGGDALHEFRISADAGSVSIEPLRVHHVTPGAGPRHMAWVDRDLIVAGELDGRVYRLRRDESGSFRDVCATSVLNGPDVPSLLSHIEVDERGLVTVAVRGRDQIVVLDTADDGLHVVGAASAGGVWPRHFARVPGYLLVANQMSDAVAVLPVGDDGVPGEAVGQIAVGSPACIIPLG